A window from Bufo bufo chromosome 1, aBufBuf1.1, whole genome shotgun sequence encodes these proteins:
- the LOC120985514 gene encoding fibroin heavy chain-like encodes MYTWGAGASSITMYTWGAGASSITMYTWGAGASSITMYTWGAGASSITMYTWGAGASSITMYTWGAGASSITMYTWGAGASSITMYTWGAGASSITMYTWGAGASSITMYTWGAGASSITMYTWGAGASSITMYTWGAGASSITMYTWGAGASSITMYTWGAGASSITMYTWGAGASSITMYTWGAGASSITMYTWGAGASSITMYTWGAGASSITMYTWGAGASSITMYTWGAGASSITMYTWGAGASSITMYTWGAGASSITMYTRGSGGLLYYYVYPGERGPPLLLCIPGGAGASSITMYTRGSGGLLY; translated from the coding sequence ATGTATACCTGGGGAGCGGGGGCCTCCTCTATTACTATGTATACCTGGGGAGCGGGGGCCTCCTCTATTACTATGTATACCTGGGGAGCGGGGGCCTCCTCTATTACTATGTATACCTGGGGAGCGGGGGCCTCCTCTATTACTATGTATACCTGGGGAGCGGGGGCCTCCTCTATTACTATGTATACCTGGGGAGCGGGGGCCTCCTCTATTACTATGTATACCTGGGGAGCGGGGGCCTCCTCTATTACTATGTATACCTGGGGAGCGGGGGCCTCCTCTATTACTATGTATACCTGGGGAGCGGGGGCCTCCTCTATTACTATGTATACCTGGGGAGCGGGGGCCTCCTCTATTACTATGTATACCTGGGGAGCGGGGGCCTCCTCTATTACTATGTATACCTGGGGAGCGGGGGCCTCCTCTATTACTATGTATACCTGGGGAGCGGGGGCCTCCTCTATTACTATGTATACCTGGGGAGCGGGGGCCTCCTCTATTACTATGTATACCTGGGGAGCGGGGGCCTCCTCTATTACTATGTATACCTGGGGAGCGGGGGCCTCCTCTATTACTATGTATACCTGGGGAGCGGGGGCCTCCTCTATTACTATGTATACCTGGGGAGCGGGGGCCTCCTCTATTACTATGTATACCTGGGGAGCGGGGGCCTCCTCTATTACTATGTATACCTGGGGAGCGGGGGCCTCCTCTATTACTATGTATACCTGGGGAGCGGGGGCCTCCTCTATTACTATGTATACCTGGGGAGCGGGGGCCTCCTCTATTACTATGTATACCCGGGGGAGCGGGGGCCTCCTCTATTACTATGTATACCCGGGGGAGCGGGGGCCTCCTCTATTACTATGTATACCCGGGGGAGCGGGGGCCTCCTCTATTACTATGTATACCCGGGGGAGCGGGGGCCTcctctattag